CATCTACATGAACGGCGCCATCATGGGCATGAACCGCGCCGAGATTACCCGCAAGCTTGACGAGATTGTGGACTTCAGCGGCTGCGAACGCTACCTGGACACTCCCGTGAAGCGTTACAGCAGCGGCATGACCGTACGCCTCGGATTCGCCATCGCGGCGCACCTGGAACCCGAAATCCTCGTGGTGGACGAAGTGCTAGCCGTGGGCGATGCCGAATTCCAGAAAAAGGCCATCGGCAAGATGCAGGATGTAAGCCGCGGCGAAGGCAGAACCGTGCTGTTCGTGAGCCACAACATGGCAGCAGTAAGAAGCCTGTGCAAAAGAGGAATTGTATTAAAGAGCGGCCTTTTAAACTATGACGGCAACATCAATGACGCCATCGAACATTATTCCTCAGAAATCCAAATCACTCCAACGAAACACGTTATCATCACAGACGATTTACGAATTGACGAAGAGATCAACAAACACCGATTTGACTATTTGGAAGCCTGGTTTCTCAATGATCCCGAAAACATGGCAACAGAAGAACCTATTCGAATGAGGTTTCGAATTAAGCACATTGATTTTTCGCAAAAAACCTTCCAAGTCGGAATTTTCATAGCCAATGGAAACGGACAACGCGTTGCATGCTGTTATACAGACCCTGTAAGAGCCCCAGAAAATCAAGAAGTTTTTGATATAGAGGTTCTTGTTCCTCACCATAATTTAGCAAAGGGCAAGTACACAATTGACCTCAAACTATCCAACTTCAACTACATTAATTATGGTTCCGAATATGACCAAATTGCCAAAGTTTTTTCTTTTGAAATCAATTATGTAGATGAAGCGCATACAAAGCCCTTTGGCAACTGGATTCCCAATTACGGGAACAGCTGTATGAGAGATGTTTCTGTAAAAATTCTGGAGCTATAATTATGCTACCAATAAAAATAAAACTACCCGATCACTTTCTTGACGAAGAAGAAAGATGCGGTTTTACTGTTTCCCCCAAAATGAAAAAAATATGGGCAGTGGAGCTGGATTTACTCCATGAATTTCAAAGAGTTTGCAAAAAATACAATCTCAAATATTTTACAGACTCCGGAACTACCATCGGTGCCGTTAGACATAACGGGTTCATTCCTTGGGACGACGACATTGATCTAGCAATGTTTCGAGAAGACTACAACAAGCTGTGTCAAATAGCCCCTCAAGAATTTAAGCACCCATATTTCTTCCAAACAGAAGAAACGGACCCCGGATCTGCAAGAGGGCATGGACAAATAAGGAACAGTCTAACAACAGGAATTCTTGAAAGCGAAAGAGATTTACACTATCGATTCAACCAAGGCATATTCATTGATATTTTTGTTTTAGACAACACTCCCGACGACAAACAAGTTTTCAATGAACAAATAGCAGAGTGTACGGCATTCAGAGAAAAAGCAAGCGCTTGTCGGTCTTACACAGAACACTTTCTATTGTTACCTAGATGGAACTTCATAGCAAGAGCAATCAATTTTATAAAATACAAATATTATCACTCAAAAATTTTCTTCCCCCATGGATACAACAAATTTCTTTATGAATATGAAAAAAGTGCATCCAAGTACGTTTCCGACAACACAACAAAGTACATAACGAATTTAAGTCTACTCCCATACAAAGAACACAGATCTAGATTAAGAGAAGATTATTCTAGTGCCATAGAATTTCCATTCGAAATGCTTTCGCTTCCCGTTCCTATAGGCTACGATAGAATATTAACCAATGTATTTGGCAATTGGAAAGTACCGCAAAAAGATCCGTCATTACATGGTGGTATTTTCTTTGATCCGGAAAAACCATATACGCAATATCGATAACTTTTTCCGCTTCTAGAAAAGCCACAAGAAAAAGATGCCCATGAGAATACAAAGCATATTATTTCCTCAAAAAGACATCTGCAAAGAAGCAGAGCTGTATTACAGGCATCCATCCAAGCAATTTGGCAATAAATTTCTTCTGCCGCCAAATCAAACGATTTCTTTTGACACCTACTTCAACAGTTTCCCTATTGCACAATGGAAACAATACACTTCCATTGATAATCTGAGTCTTTTCCTAAGAATTCAAGGAAAATGTACAATAGAATTATTCGAAGCAACTCTTGTCAATGGCAATGTTCAAAAGCGTATTCTTCTATCAAAAGAAAAAAATGCTCAAGATGATTCCATAACGCTTCTTTTTCCAGATATAGCAGACTTACGCGGAGCATGTTACTTCACAATATCATCACAAGAGAAGCCATGCTTCATAACCGACGGTTATTATAGCACTGAAATTGATTCAAATTTAATCAGCACTATAAAAATCGGCATTGGTATTTGCACTTACAAAAGAGAATCCTTCGTTCTAAAAAATCTAAAAGCAATCCAGAATGCAATACTAGACAATCCTCAATCTGAATTATTCGATAAACTGGAAATAATAGTTTCAGACAACGGTCAAACATTACAGAATTACGACTATTCCCATCCAAAAGTTAAAATAGTTCCTAACATCAATGCTGGTGGTTCCGGAGGCTTCGCCAGGTGCATGCTTGAGGCAATCTCCCGAAGTTCCGATTTCCATTTCACCAATCTCATCCTAATGGATGACGACATTATTTTGGAGCCTGATGTTTTAGCAAGGACATATTCCTTTTTAAGGTGTCTCAAAAACGAAAATCGGACGAAAGTACTTGGCGGAGCAATGCTAAAATCAGAATCAATGTCCGAACAAGCCGTAAATGGATGTATCTGGGATATTGACAAAGGGGTTCGATTCTGCAAATCAAACTATGATCTTTCTCAAACGTCAGATGTTTTGAAAAATCTTAATGAAGATGGGGCTAATTTTGCCCCCTGGTTCTATTGCTGTTTTCCGATGCAGCATATCAGAAACAACAATCTTCCATTACCATTCTTCTTTCAATATGACGACACTGAATTTGCTTTAAGAGAACCATCTTCCATAATCCTATTAAACGGGGTCTCTGTTTGGCATACTTTTCTCAACAAAGACAACATGTGCAAAAGGTATTGCCAAAGCAAAAACAGTCGCATCGTAAAATTACTATACGGAGAAACGCAAACCATTCTTCAATCAAAAAAAGAACTCTGCTTAATGTTCATCAATTTAGTCGGCACATACCGATACCTTGATTGGATAGCGTTATCCCAAGCCGAAATTGATTTATGGCATGGCTCAAATAATTTAAGAGACAAGAAAAACCTTCTTCTTTGTCAAAAAATGATAAAGAAATCTAATTTACAGTGCAAGACCGACGAAATACCACCAAGCGCATCTAAATACATTGTTGGTCAAAAAGACAATGGCGAATGGTCTATAACAAAAAAGATTACTTTTGCATTTAGTTCTCTCAATACTTTCTTTCCAAAAACAAGAAAAAATATAATAGTAGACAAACCAGAAACCCTAAATCCTTTGAAAGTTCGCTTCGTAAAGAAGATTTATTTAAAACAAGACGAGAGCTCTTACATAATTTTTCAAAGCAATATCAAGCTGTTTTTCACAAGTTTTTTGCAAATTGCAAAAATTTTACTGTATCCTAGACCAAATCAAGAAAAATTGCAGAGCAATCTTATCGAAGGAGCGTCCGCAATGCGAAAAATGAGTTTTTGGCTCAGTTATTTAACAAAATAGTTCAAGTTCTACTTTTCTTTTATTTCTTAAATTATATTAAAAAAAACAATGAATCTTTAAAGACACCATGTACTCCTATATTATCATCGGCGCAGGCCTTTTCGGAGCAACGTTTGCAAATCTAGCCCATAAAGCAGGCAAGAAGGTCCTTGTCATAGAAAGACGTAATCACATCGCAGGCAATTGTTATACAGAGAATATCGAAGGTATCAACGTTCATAAATACGGAGCTCACATTTTCCACACATCAAACAAAATCGTTTGGGATTTTGTCAACTCTTTTACTCCGTTTAATCGCTATACAAATTCACCTATAGCCAAATCAAAAGGTAATTACTATAACCTGCCTTTCAATATGAATACATTTTACCAAATATGGAAGACAGCAACACCGGAAGAGGCAAAGGCGAAAATGGAAGAACAAAAAGCGGATATTCTCAAATTACTCAATGGGCGCGAGCCAGCAAATCTAGAGGAACAAGCATTAAGCATAGTCGGTCGTGACATTTTTGAAATACTAATCAAGGAATACACAGAAAAACAGTGGGGCCGCAATTGCAACGACCTCCCAGCCTCCATCATCAAGCGAATTCCTGTCCGTTATACATTTGACAACAATTACTTTAACGATTTATACCAAGGAATACCCAGCAACGGCTATACTGAATTAGTAACCAAAATGCTAGAAGGCATCGAAATTCGCTTAAATACAAATTTTTTTGACCATCGTTCCGAATTAGAAAACATTGCCGAAAAAATCATCTACACCGGACCGATTGATGAATTTTTCAATTTCTGCCATGGAGCCTTAGATTACCGATCCTTACGTTTTGAAACGGAAATTCTTGACACTGATAATTTCCAAGGAAATGCCGTTATAAATTACATTGACGCAAATATTCCATACACAAGAATTATTGAGCACAAGCACTTTGAATTCGGAAATCAGCCCAAAACCATTATCACTCGCGAATATCCTCAAAAATGGGAATTGAATAAAGAACGTTACTACCCAATTAACGACCAAGAAAACAATGCTCTTTATGAAAAATACAAAGCATTGGCCGGCCAAAAAACTAATGTCATATTTGGTGGACGCCTTGCCGAATATAAGTACTATGATATGGATGACGTGATAGAACAAGCAATGATACTATTTCACACCTGTAATCAATAAAAGACATATGCCCAATCAAGTTTCTGTCATAGTCCCCAACTACAATCACGCACCTTATCTTCGGCAGCGTCTTGATTCCATATTCAATCAAACTTTTCAGGACTTTGAAGTCATTATCTTGGACGATTGTAGCTCGGACAACAGCAAAGAAATCATTGAGGAATATCGTAATCGTCCCCAAGTAAGCCACGTGGTATATAACGAGACAAACAGTGGCTCTCCATTCAAACAGTGGGCTAAGGGATTCGATTTAGCACAAGGCAAATACATCTGGATTGCCGAAAGCGACGATTGGGCGGAATTGAATTTTTTAGACGAATTAGTTTCAACTTTAAACCAAGACAATTCTCTAGCACTAGCTTTTTGTGAAAATTACTGGGAATTTGGAACAAAAACAGAACGACAAAGATTCTGCTTTAGCGAGCGCACCATCAATGGGAGTCGCTTTATAAAAAAATATCAAAGTTTCAGGAATCGAATTGTCAACGCAAGTAGCGTTTTATTTCGAAAAAAAATTCTCCATTCTATTCCGAAAAATTACCAAGATTTCACATGTTGCGGAGATTATCTTTTTTGGATATACCTTTTAGAAAAAGGTAATATCAGATATATTCGCAAACATTTAAATCACTTTAGACGGCACTCATTCACCACAACAACTAAAAGTACAACATCTGGAAAGACATTCTTTGAAAATTTTTACATATATGAATATTTATACAATCAAGGATATGTAACCCCATTTATTAAATTGCGAATATTTACTTACAATTTAGATCTCGTCGAAATACACAAGCAAGATTTATTAACAAATAAATCCTATTTTGAATGTAAAAACATGTGGGTTTCCCCAAACAAAGGCTTTTTAACAAAGATTATTCAGATACTAGCACGCGATGCAAACATCTGTTACGAAAGTATTTCTTTGGGAGCTAAAATATGGAGAATTCTACATCTACCGAACACAAATATCAGGGAAAAAATACACAAGCAGAAGGACAGTCTGAAGATTAACGATTAACTTGCAAAATCGCCAATACCCAATATCTTCTTAATAAGGGAATCCATTTATGAATGTTCTTTGGCTCAATGTAACAGAACCCTTTAATTACAACAAAAACGACGGTTTCATCGGCGGTTGGCAAGACTCGTTAGAGTCCATAGTATCGCGTTGCAACGAAATAAATCTATCCATAGCCTTCACATCTCCATCATTAAAACAACCAAAAAAAATCAATCGCGTACAATACATTCCTATTTTTACAAAATATACGTTCATTGACAAAATAAAGAAATTAGTTTCGTGGGACGCAGACGCAAAGATCATTACCTCAGCAGTAAAGAAAATCATAGAAGAAACAAAACCCGACATCATACATGTATTTGGTACAGAATGGCCTTTTGGATTAATAAAAAAATACACCAATATACCCGTCGTAATCCATATCCAAGGTTCCATTGTTGAATACAATAAATTTCTATACCCTCCAAACTATAATTTTCTTGATCTAGTTTTCGAAAATCGATTAAATTTCCGCACTTTAGTAGAAAACCTATTCCAGCCATTCTTAAACCATTCCCGATACCAAATGGAAAAGGAAATATGGCGCATTAACAATTTTTATATGGGGCGTACAAATTGGGATTTCCAATTATCAAGCAAGATGCACCCCAATCGAATATATTTTCACGTAGACGAAGCGCTAAGAGAACCCTTTACAAAAGGTCCTCACCATTGGCAATACAAGGCCTCAACTAAAACCATTTTATTTTCCACAGGTTGTTCAACTTTTTGGAAAGCCCCAAATCTTTTATTAAAAACTGCGAAACTTTTAAAAGAAAAAGGATTTGATTTTGAATGGCATATTGCAGGATTTATGCCAGCCCACCTAAAAAACACTGTTGAAAGAAAAGAACACACAACCTTTGAAGCCAACAAAATCATTTTTCTTGGTTGGCAAACGGCAGAACAGATTCAACAAGAATTACTCTATTCATCACTATACATCCACAACGCATACATTGAAAACAGTCCAAATTCAATCTGCGAAGCGCAAATCATCGGAGCACCAGTCATTTCAACAGACGTTGGAGGCATTCCAAGCCTCATTGAGAACGAACAGACAGGCTTTTTAGTGCCTATTAACGCCCCCTTGATAATGGCCGAAAAAATCATCTCTACAGCCCACAACAAAGAGCTTCTTTGCAAGGTATCTGAAAATGCACGAAAAAAAGCAATTCAAAGACATGACGAGAAAACAATATTAGATCAGTTACTATATTGCTATAACACAATCATTAGTCACAAATAGATTATGATAAAAACGATATACAACATCATCAACATCATTTACAGCAAAAGTCTCGCCAAGACGTTCAAAAAACAGAAACGTTTTTTTTGCCATTATCCACAAAAAATTGTCGGAAGTAAACATATATCTATTGGAGACAACTGCTTTTTCGGAAGAAATGGTGTTTTATCCGCATGGGAAAATCACAACAATCAACAATTTACCCCAGAGATTCAAATAGGTGACGATTGTGAATTCGGCGAATACAATCATATTACAGCAACGAACAAGATAATAATTGGAAACGGATTACTTACTGGAAGATGGGTGACTATAACAGATAATTCTCATGGCAACACAGATATTGATGATTTGAAACTAAAACCAATCAATAGAAAAATCTTTTCTAAAGGTCCTGTAATAATAGGCAATAATGTATGGATTGGAGATAAGGCTACAATTTTGCCAAATGTGACTATTGGAGACGGGGCCGTAATTGCAGCAAACGCAGTCGTCACAAAGGACGTCCCTGCGTACTGCGTTGCCGCAGGAAATCCAGCAAAAATCATCAAGAAGGCAAACTCTAATGGATAGACCACTCATTATAGCCTACTATCTGCCTCAATACCATCCCATTCCCGAAAATGACGAATGGTGGGGCAAGGGTTTTACCGAATGGACTAATGTGGCAAAAGCAAAGCCCTTGTTTAAGGGCCACTATCAACCAAAAATCCCCGCAGACCTTGGTTTTTATGATCTACGAGTTCCAGAGGTTCGCGAGCAGCAAGCGGAATTAGCCCGAGAGGCAGGAGTTGACGGTTTCTGTTACTGGCACTATTGGTTTGGCAATGGGAAACAACTTTTAGAAAGGCCTTTCAAAGAAGTTGTTGAGTCAGGAAAACCAAACTTTCCATTTTGCTTAGGTTGGGCAAATGAAAGCTGGGAAGCAAAAGTATGGAATAAAAATGGCGTAAAAACAAGAAAAATTCTTATTGAACAAACCTACCCGGGATTAGATGACATCGACAATCACTTTTATTCTTTGGTAAAAGCATTTAAGGATCCTCGCTACATAAGAATCGATAACCGTCCAATATTCCATATTTATCAGCCATTAAACCATCCGAACATTCAACAATTTATGGAGAGATGGAACTACCTCGTCAACAAGGAGAAAATTGCAGAAAAATTTTATTTTATCGCAGGGGCAAAAGATTCTAATTACACAAAGATGATTGAAAATGGCTTTGATGCAGCCGTTCTCAATTTGGCTAGTAGAATGGAAAATCCCTATAAAAAAAACAACATCTTTTTCAGAGCATTTCATTACTTTTTTAGATTAGTTCTTCACAAGCCTCTTCTTATTTCATACCGGGATAGTTTAAAATATTTATGGAACGATAAAGTTGATTTAAACGAATTCATCATTCCGTCTTTATTGCCTAATTGGGATCATTCCCCCCGAAGTGGAAACATGTACTCTATTTTAACGGGGTGTACGCCACAACTATTCAAAAAACTATGCCTACGCACACTAAACGGGGTAAAAGTCAAAAGAAATAAAATTATTTTTTTGAAATCATGGAATGAATGGGGCGAAGGGAACTATATGGAACCCGATTTGAAATTTGGGAAAGGCTATATAAAAGCCCTGGCCGATGCAAAAAAAGAGATCTATCCATAATGGTTATCTTATCCATCATCATCCCGGTTTATCGAATCCCATTAGACTATTTGCGAGTCTGCTTCAACTCGCTCGTTTCTCAAAATTTACAACAATGCGAATTCATAGTCATTTCCGATGGTGCACCAGATGCAGAGTGTTTCATTTGTGATGAGTATGCAAAAAAAGATTGTCGATTCAAATTCTTCAAACGAGATCACGCTGGAGTTTCCGCCACAAGAAATTTCGGCATTGACCAAGCGCAGGGCGAATACATAACATTTGTTGACAGCGACGATTGGATAGAAGACTCATACACATCAACAATTTCTTCTTTCAGCAACTCCCCAGACATCGTTTTCTTCCAGTTTAACTATTTCAACGAAAGAAATACTCCTTATCACCTTCCATTTCCTCAAAACAACTATTTCACAGGCTCTTTTGAAGAAATTCAAGAGAAATTGTTGATGCTATTTAATTTCAACAATCAATTTGATTATCTAGGATATACATGCAATAAATTTTTCAAAAGAAGCATTCTTGAAAAAAATAAAATTCGTTTTCCAGAAAAAATCCCATATAACGAAGACGAGATTTTCACGTTAAAATATTGCAAGCACATTTCATCAATCCAAATTATCGAAAACAAATTATACAATTACCGCATCCATAACAGCGGTTTGACAAAAAAGAAAAAAGACCCATCCATTTTTCAAGAGATTGTCCAAGAATTACAATCTATTATTGAAGATTACTCTTACGAACCGTTAAAGAACGCCATAATAAACAAGCGAATGATGTTTCTGCGCTTCTTGTCTACTATCAACAGGCAAAATATCATTTCATATAGTTCCTTTTTAGACTTTTATCAGTTTTTCCATAAGAACAAGAATAACGCTTTAACATGCCTTACTCTGAAAGCAATTTTCGCCCTTCCCCCACAAATCGCCTACATATTAAGCCATCTTTATAAAATGATTTCCTGGATTCCAGGAATAAGGGTGTAAAATGAACAAACAAGCTAAGATTCTAGCCGTCATTGTTACATACAATCCCGAAATAGGGCACCTAAAGTCATTTTTAGAGGAGTTGTCAAAACAAATTGATTTGGTTTTAATTTACGACAACAATTCCCTAAATTTCAAAGATATTGCCAGCATTCAATTTTCGCAAAATGTAATCATCCATTCCAGCCCCATAAACAAAGGCCTTCCGACACACTACAATGCAGCAATTCAATATGGGCTAGAAAACGGCTTTGACAATTTACTCATTCTCGATCAAGATTCCACTTTCGACAAGCATTTTCTAGACGAATACAGAAAGCATCTTGACGAGGACTTTTTCTGTTTAGTTCCTTTCCTTGTCCATAACAATAACGATTACGAAGAAAAATACCCAACAAAAACAAAAAATACATGCGATTATGTAAAGCGCTCTATTAATTCCGGAACGCTCATATACCTGCACAAATTACCAAACGACATCCGCTTTGACGAAGACCTATTTATCGACTGCGTTGACTTTGATTTTTTCATACAAGCAAACAAGTTCCGCCTGAAAACGCTGCGCATTAATTCAGCAAAACTTCACATCAGCCTCGGCAACATCAGCCGAATCGGGCCTTTCTTCCTTTACAATTATTCTCCGTTCAGGCTTGAAAAACAGACGCGAGACCGTGTCATATTCCTCCGCAAGCATCCGATATCAGCATTTTCTCTTTGGCTGTTTCTTTTCACTATTTTCTGCGACACTAAAGCCATATTGTTCGAAAGGGAACGGCTCAGAAAAATAAAGGCGATAGTCAAAGGATTCAAAGAAGGGCTATTTTTCAGGACTTCTTCCCGACAACATCCCTAGAATATATCTTTAAGCTTTTTAGGCAGTTCTTTACCCTGAAAAGCCTTTTCTTTCGTTGTCGCAGAATACTCGCCCTGCGGTTTTCCACTTCGTTGTGAAAAATTCGAATTGCAGGATTAAACCTGGTTTTCAAGTTATTGAACATACATCTTGCAAACAAGAATTCTTCTTCGCAATACATGAACGTCCTGTCATCAAGGCCATCAAATTTTCCAATATATTTTGGAGAGAAAATCAAAAAGCTACCATGAAGCTCCACATTGTTCATGGCGGAAAGTTCTTGCCTCGTCTGTTTTCGAGGGAACTTTTTCAGCAAGCAAGAAATCATCGGAGAAATGAGCAGGAACGTAGCCAGCAAATCTACCCATAAATACGCCACTGTCAACTTAAGCCTAAAGCCACAGAGCATCTTTAGCCTAAGAGGATTCTGCTCTTTCCCCACTGGCGTACGGATACTGGGCCCTAGCACTGCAAACTTTTCGCTTGAATAATCCTGTTCTACTAGCGCAAAGAAATCTGCAGATTCAATTACGGCATCGTTGTTCATCAAGACAATAAAGTCTGCCTTCAGTTCATTCTTTGCATATTTAAAGCCGACATTGTTGCCCCTTGCGAATCCGAGATTTTCTTCATTGTGGATGTAGTAGAAATCCGGTAAAGATTCAATCTGTTTCTTGACCTGTTCTCCCGTTCCATTTGGCGAGGCATTGTCCACAACAATCACGGACACGTTACGCCCGCCCCTATCTAGGGAGCGAATCGATTCGATAGCCTCCATGGTGACGGTAGCGTCACCGTAATGAAGAACAACGAAGGCGTAATGTACAATCTTGGGTATGGACATAAGCTAAAAATACAATTTCTCGCATAGATTCAATATGGCGGGTCTCATTCGAAAAGCAAGCCCAGCGAGTTCTTCTTCACTCAAGAGCGGCTGCAATTCAGCCAAGTTACCATCATTTAGCATTTCAGCCCTTTGTGTCAACTTGTTTACAAGTTCATTCATATCTCGGGCGGCGACAACGCCCTTATATGACCGCGCTTTTTTCAGCCGCATCTGCAAAATGTCCATTCTGGGCTTGACCTTGAACAGACTTTCGTACTGATAAATGTCATACAGGTCGCGCATCAATTCGCATTCGTTCCATGCAGCAATCTTGTGGGCAAAAGATACGCCCGGTTCCATAATCCGCAGGATGCGTGCCGGCCGCCCATACGCCGTGCTGAGCAAAGCCGAAGACATAGGGATTGACAGACATTCCTTCTCAACGTTCACCTCTATCTGCGCACTCTGGCCGCCATACGTCAGCAGGATTCTCAAAGCCTTCGAATTCATTGATGACCGAAACTGCAATCCATCTACCTTCAACAACGCCCGCTCAATAATCTCCTTCGCATCCTTTTTCGAGTCAAACGGAATGAATATATAGTCAACGCCATTCGTGTAACGCGGACTATGCATTAATCGCAGGGCCATCCCACCTTTCAATATCGCAGAATTCCCGAAATTCGTCGCAAAGAAATCGACAATCCAAGCGAGTAGCGCTTCTGTATTTTCAAGCTTTTCCATAAATGGTGTTCCTTGCAAAAGCCCTGAATCTTGGATTCACGTATCGCTCCAGGTACATGTCCACCCTTTCCTTCGAAAGGGCCGCAAAATCGATATCCTGAAACACGTTAAAATAGAATACCTTCTTGTGCTGGTAAAAGTAAAGCGTGTCCAGCACCGCCTTCTCGGCATCGGCCATCTTCGCCCCGTTTTCTAGCGGAACCATGCCAAAATACAGCTCCTTGGATATCCTTGCATAGGAGAGGTTTACTTCGCCAGCGAACTCGCTCGCCCGCGACGGTACGACACAGCTCACCAAGAACGGACTTTCGGTGCCGATGAGCCTGTGATAAGCGAGCGCCGACCCGAACGATATGTATGAATCCGTACGGACCTTGGCAGAAAGGACCTGTGGATCAAAATCCCGAGCGACGTAAATTCCTCGGCAGTAGCGCTTCAGGAGACCCGCGGCTTCGAACCGTCTGGCCGCA
This genomic interval from uncultured Fibrobacter sp. contains the following:
- a CDS encoding nucleotidyl transferase AbiEii/AbiGii toxin family protein, which encodes MEKLENTEALLAWIVDFFATNFGNSAILKGGMALRLMHSPRYTNGVDYIFIPFDSKKDAKEIIERALLKVDGLQFRSSMNSKALRILLTYGGQSAQIEVNVEKECLSIPMSSALLSTAYGRPARILRIMEPGVSFAHKIAAWNECELMRDLYDIYQYESLFKVKPRMDILQMRLKKARSYKGVVAARDMNELVNKLTQRAEMLNDGNLAELQPLLSEEELAGLAFRMRPAILNLCEKLYF
- a CDS encoding glycoside hydrolase family 99-like domain-containing protein, which produces MDRPLIIAYYLPQYHPIPENDEWWGKGFTEWTNVAKAKPLFKGHYQPKIPADLGFYDLRVPEVREQQAELAREAGVDGFCYWHYWFGNGKQLLERPFKEVVESGKPNFPFCLGWANESWEAKVWNKNGVKTRKILIEQTYPGLDDIDNHFYSLVKAFKDPRYIRIDNRPIFHIYQPLNHPNIQQFMERWNYLVNKEKIAEKFYFIAGAKDSNYTKMIENGFDAAVLNLASRMENPYKKNNIFFRAFHYFFRLVLHKPLLISYRDSLKYLWNDKVDLNEFIIPSLLPNWDHSPRSGNMYSILTGCTPQLFKKLCLRTLNGVKVKRNKIIFLKSWNEWGEGNYMEPDLKFGKGYIKALADAKKEIYP
- a CDS encoding glycosyltransferase encodes the protein MVILSIIIPVYRIPLDYLRVCFNSLVSQNLQQCEFIVISDGAPDAECFICDEYAKKDCRFKFFKRDHAGVSATRNFGIDQAQGEYITFVDSDDWIEDSYTSTISSFSNSPDIVFFQFNYFNERNTPYHLPFPQNNYFTGSFEEIQEKLLMLFNFNNQFDYLGYTCNKFFKRSILEKNKIRFPEKIPYNEDEIFTLKYCKHISSIQIIENKLYNYRIHNSGLTKKKKDPSIFQEIVQELQSIIEDYSYEPLKNAIINKRMMFLRFLSTINRQNIISYSSFLDFYQFFHKNKNNALTCLTLKAIFALPPQIAYILSHLYKMISWIPGIRV
- a CDS encoding glycosyltransferase; this encodes MNKQAKILAVIVTYNPEIGHLKSFLEELSKQIDLVLIYDNNSLNFKDIASIQFSQNVIIHSSPINKGLPTHYNAAIQYGLENGFDNLLILDQDSTFDKHFLDEYRKHLDEDFFCLVPFLVHNNNDYEEKYPTKTKNTCDYVKRSINSGTLIYLHKLPNDIRFDEDLFIDCVDFDFFIQANKFRLKTLRINSAKLHISLGNISRIGPFFLYNYSPFRLEKQTRDRVIFLRKHPISAFSLWLFLFTIFCDTKAILFERERLRKIKAIVKGFKEGLFFRTSSRQHP
- a CDS encoding glycosyltransferase, whose protein sequence is MSIPKIVHYAFVVLHYGDATVTMEAIESIRSLDRGGRNVSVIVVDNASPNGTGEQVKKQIESLPDFYYIHNEENLGFARGNNVGFKYAKNELKADFIVLMNNDAVIESADFFALVEQDYSSEKFAVLGPSIRTPVGKEQNPLRLKMLCGFRLKLTVAYLWVDLLATFLLISPMISCLLKKFPRKQTRQELSAMNNVELHGSFLIFSPKYIGKFDGLDDRTFMYCEEEFLFARCMFNNLKTRFNPAIRIFHNEVENRRASILRQRKKRLFRVKNCLKSLKIYSRDVVGKKS